Proteins encoded in a region of the Candidatus Moanabacter tarae genome:
- the lolE gene encoding Lipoprotein-releasing system transmembrane protein LolE, protein MPWYIYWALRQLSPAGKRVSFFFVISVSGVMLGVWILVVVQSVMGGFGMTYREKIVEINGNIRIETGKVISTYEPLLEMIRKDSAVKAAAPYAQGVVMLTFHNRPKFPFLRGIDPKQEGEIVPIEEFLIVGSVADLDDDSLFLSRSLAASIGVELGSMVEVYTPLMLERLKQDEVLLPVELRVAGIYETGWHETDSNTILGTLRLMQDLYNLGRGIHGISIALHPGEKESEVAERLRAELSPENQVLTWMEMYENLLWVLKLEKVMMFFLMIPIIVVAAFAIANAQLLTVTRKTREIGLLGALGGKPRHLIACFCFQGFLIGGLGTGFGIAFALVFLHYRGIIIHWIAGALRSEEVLIQFYQFSELPVHYAKFDFIVISCSTLVLTTVAGLIPAWRATRLNVADALRIE, encoded by the coding sequence ATGCCTTGGTACATATACTGGGCATTGCGGCAGCTTTCCCCTGCGGGGAAGAGGGTTTCTTTCTTTTTTGTGATCTCGGTCAGCGGGGTCATGCTTGGAGTTTGGATTCTCGTGGTGGTACAGAGTGTTATGGGTGGGTTTGGAATGACCTATCGTGAGAAAATCGTCGAAATCAACGGGAATATTAGGATCGAAACGGGAAAGGTGATTTCGACCTATGAACCATTGCTAGAAATGATCCGAAAGGATTCCGCGGTTAAGGCGGCAGCCCCTTATGCCCAAGGAGTTGTGATGCTGACCTTTCACAATCGGCCAAAGTTTCCATTTCTAAGAGGGATCGATCCCAAACAGGAAGGAGAGATCGTTCCAATTGAAGAATTCCTTATTGTCGGCAGTGTAGCGGATTTGGATGACGATTCCCTGTTTCTGAGCCGCTCCCTTGCTGCATCGATTGGTGTTGAGCTGGGATCGATGGTTGAAGTCTACACACCGCTAATGTTAGAAAGACTCAAGCAAGATGAAGTTCTCTTGCCGGTTGAGCTCAGGGTTGCTGGAATTTACGAGACTGGGTGGCACGAAACCGACAGTAACACGATTCTTGGTACTCTCCGCTTGATGCAAGACCTTTATAACCTGGGGCGGGGGATTCATGGAATCTCGATAGCTCTCCACCCCGGAGAGAAGGAAAGCGAGGTGGCAGAACGATTGAGGGCAGAGCTGTCACCTGAAAACCAAGTCCTCACCTGGATGGAAATGTATGAGAATCTCCTTTGGGTGCTAAAATTGGAAAAAGTAATGATGTTTTTTCTGATGATTCCAATCATTGTCGTAGCTGCATTTGCCATCGCCAACGCGCAGCTGCTAACCGTAACACGTAAGACCCGAGAAATTGGGCTTCTGGGTGCTCTAGGTGGGAAACCGAGACACCTCATTGCCTGCTTCTGTTTTCAAGGATTCCTAATTGGAGGCTTGGGAACTGGGTTTGGAATAGCCTTTGCCCTAGTCTTTTTACACTATCGAGGCATCATCATCCACTGGATTGCAGGGGCCTTGCGTAGCGAAGAAGTACTTATTCAATTTTATCAGTTTTCCGAACTTCCAGTTCATTATGCGAAGTTCGACTTCATCGTAATCTCTTGCAGTACTCTCGTCCTGACTACTGTGGCAGGATTGATTCCTGCCTGGCGGGCAACTAGGTTGAATGTGGCTGATGCTCTTAGAATTGAATGA